CTCCCTTAGTATTTGATCCAAGTACATTTCCTGTACAAAACAAATGAAAGCATGAATCAAACAACTTAGTTTTGATCTATTAGCCCAAAAGTCAAGAAATAATACATGGGGCAAAAATTTCAATTGTGTAACCACATCTTCTAATAGTTTAAGGTATTAATTAAAGATAGATTTGTTTAATTATgcctttgatccaaaaaaaaatatatctaaAAGACATTTGCTAGTGATTTCGTAATTGTCGTCTTTTGGTCTCTAAGATATTGGTGAATTCTAACTCTGATTGCCATAATGCCAGCTAACTTTCAATAAATAGATTTATGTGCTACATCTGCTGATGGATCTCAGCATATTTTACTGATTCTAATCATAATTAGTAGCTTAACAAACGGTAGTTCGTTATTTATCAAACAAATTAGAGCCATTGAACCACGATGAATTAACATTCAGAAATGTAACTTTCATGAGATATTGTCACATGGGCATCAAGATAGTAAAAAGGGAGGCGAAGAGTCAAGAGAAGACCTGCCAGACTGCCCGAGGGTACCAATTTCGACCAAATATTTTAATTAAGCTAGTTAAATCAAGAACAGTGGTGTAGAAGATCGTATCAATTTGCAAAACAGTTATAGAAAATATTGGCAAAGGAGAGATGTAGAATGTAGATCCTTTCACCTGGTTTGGTCTGGTGGAAACATCCAATTCTGTGATCCAAATAGGCAAATTGGCTGAAGCAAGAATATCAATAGCACTTCTGATATGAGGCAAATTTGGAGTATCAAAATGACCCTGCAGTCCAATACCCAGAGGACCACCATGGCCATTTGACCTCAATTTTCTAATCTTTTGTAAATACCTAGCCGGGGTTGCATACCGATCTCTGTGTTGCTCAATAGTACCAAACTCATTCAAGAATAGCAGAGGTTTCTCATCAATCTTGTGAGCCTTGTTGTAAAATGAAGCTGTCACATTTTTCTCCCCAAGCTTATTgtccaagaactcatagtgcaaGTTTTCATTATCAACATCCCAATGGATAAACTGACCCTTGTACCTGTTCATGATGGAGTTAAACCTTGCGCCTATGGCGGCTGATAACTCTGTTTTAGACATGTTTAAAACCCACGAGGGCAACCATCGAGGATTTTCCCAGATAATGGTGTGTCCTCGAACTACCATGTCATTTTTCTTGGCAAATTTATGCATGGCATCTGCTAGAGAGTAATCTTCATTGCCGGGGGTTGCTTCATTAATGTGCCATTTCAGTTCGTTCTCAAAAATGGTCCATTTAAACCTGGAATTGTGCCAGTCTCGGTAAGCTGGATTATTAAGGATGCGAGGACTCATTGCGTTGCCAATAGGAAATGCTGACAACTTTTAATTCATGAAAATGGTTGCGTTTGCTAACGGCTGGCCCTGGAGGTCAATTGCTTGAAACTTTACCTTGCTCTTCCGTACCTgttcattttcttttttaattctttGAATTGTCACATGAATTGAACAAATCTATATGTTTATAAAGTGAAAAGTATATATTAACCTTGTAGATGCTTTGATCGTGGTGGGATTTCCATTCTTCTTGACTAAATGGTTGTATGCTTACGCTGTCCACCAGTAAATCTACAGATGTATCGTTGCTCTGCGAAACAACAAAGACAGCCACGATTAAGCACATCTTACAATTACAACAATAAACTCATTGAATAAATAGTAAAAGAAACCTATATATGTCATCTAATGATTTCTACAGGAAATTCGAATGCAGTGTGGTATTAGCCTAAAAGGTAATTCTAGCGTCCCATGTTTATTTCAACTATTATATATTCAATTTACCAACCTCAAAATATAGATCAGCGGGGCCTGAAACATTCACCGTCATGCCACCCTTGAGCATAGACCAGCATCCAGCTTCTCCAATAACCCATCCCGTGTGTTCTAAACCTGTGAGTGTTCTTATTTTCGCCGCTACATCAACTTTTCCACGGCCCACCTGAAaccaagctaaaaaaaaaaaacaacacaaCGACCTTTTTGAAACATTCCcaaataaagaaaaaactaaaCGACCTTTTTCACAAAAAGTAGTAGTAATAATGTTGGTATCACCTGTTGAAGAGCAAGTAGGAAGAGGAACAATGAGAATTATTGAGATGTACGTTAACATTAAGATAGAGCATGTTATATAGGATTATTCCATAAAGTAAAAGTAGGTGTAAATTAAATACCAGAAATAACGTAGTGTTTGTCCTTTTCCAAGTGAAGCTTCTGGGAAACACTATCAGAACTTTTGGTCCTATTAAAAGCAAACAATAAAATGGTTGCCTTGTTTTGATGTTTTTGTCTCGAGTTTTGCATCTCCAATTAGTGACCAGCCTTTCAACCCTTCACTGAATTCTGGGTTCACAACTATTCCTCCCCCATATAGAGGCTTCGGAGGATCTGCTAAACACTGTCaccaaaaacatatatatttctAATATCAATATTTTTAGTTCGAGGCAAAATTAAGTATAAAGTATGTGTATATAGCTTTAGTATACCTCTTGAGTGAAACTGTAGTCATAGTTAACTTCATAGGCTCGAAACCCTGCAAAATACATTTCAAGTAGATCAAAAAAGAAAAGTGTGTGTCTGTGATGtattaacaaaataaaaagttTTGTTGTCCatctaaaaaaatatttatatgcaACCAATCACGTAAACACCAACTGTTTTAGTAAACTTTAACGCTGAGCAGGGATTGTGTTACTGGGATGATATATCAGTAATCTGTTGGAGTCGATCAAATTGTATTGAACATACAACTATTTTTCAAGTGGTTAAAACTTACACTAAAATCTGAATGAAACAAATTAAAATGTAAAAACAACCTCAAAGGAATTCGTAAAACAAACCTGAGAAAATTACAAGGTAACATAATGTGATTTTAACGAAGTTATCTTTCTTGAAGAATTCCATTGTAACAATTGTACACTGTCATAAAATGATAGTTGAATCAGAGCATAGACAAAAAATGAAGGCGTTTTTCtattcagaagaaaaaaaaatggagcaAGAAACACGAACTCTAACTGACCTCTCAACTAAGGGCTGATATTAATACTCAGGAAGAATCGTGTATGAAGCTTCGATAACCTGAGATGTTTGGCACAAACTTGGAATTGGTAGCTATTTATATAGTAATGCGAGAGAGCATAAATAGATTCAGATTTTTGTAAAAATTATTAAAATCTAGTCATTACagattcttctttcttttttggggAGTACAGATTTGTACTTATTATGTTTACACCCTTATATAATCTTTGTTTAGCCTTACTTATGAAATTCTGATCTCTTACTTCCTAATTCCATATTAATGAGatgtgtttaccccggattcgggtgatcaattaaatttataggtgggtataggatatgtgttttgcTCTTGATGTGTACTAGGCAAAGTAAACAAAATATTTGAAGGTTAGCGATATATATAGGTTTGTGAGCAATGTATGGTACTTGATAGATGAAATGCGTTAATCACAATAGCGGGCGGCCTTAGCCGAATTAAATGATGAAAGAATTAGTATACAAGAGTTcctctattacaaatgttcttggaaagtaagaagagcccaacccccttaagggaggtagatatgccctatttatagcagtgagcccatgggcctcatacaataggAATTAATAAAATACCAATAAaaaggacagcccctgcacggatttggtgggattggactgacggcgccgtctgacacacgcgtAGTTGGTGGCCGACCATGACGTGACACCACTAGTGCGcttcagcaacggtcataacggaccaacggatacaCGGGCAAACGGTGTCCGGATCAACGGTGACGAACCCTCGGGTAGAGTCCCCGAACCATCGGTGGCACGGAGACCGGACCAAAGGGCGCCCCTGCTCAGCTTCGATCAAAGCGCTTATCCGGGAAGGTGTGACGCCCCTCGTGCGAACTCCCGGCCCTCTTCTTCCTCCGGTCCATAGTTTCTCCGGATatgactcatatccggtttctaccgtatacagatagcccccacgcTTCCCGGTTCAACGAtccatcggagtaacgggaagtgaatgaatcatacaaccGACCTCCCGGATGGCCTACTCTTATCTCCTTATTTGGCGGGAATAGTTGTG
The sequence above is a segment of the Lycium barbarum isolate Lr01 chromosome 6, ASM1917538v2, whole genome shotgun sequence genome. Coding sequences within it:
- the LOC132644282 gene encoding endo-1,4-beta-xylanase 5-like; translation: MSPRILNNPAYRDWHNSRFKWTIFENELKWHINEATPGNEDYSLADAMHKFAKKNDMVVRGHTIIWENPRWLPSWVLNMSKTELSAAIGARFNSIMNRYKGQFIHWDVDNENLHYEFLDNKLGEKNVTASFYNKAHKIDEKPLLFLNEFGTIEQHRDRYATPARYLQKIRKLRSNGHGGPLGIGLQGHFDTPNLPHIRSAIDILASANLPIWITELDVSTRPNQEMYLDQILRELHAHPAVKGIMIWSPWQPQGCYKMCLTDNSFQNLPSGNIVDKFMQELSNKGFQGNTDSNGYLKTSLFHGDYQAKISHPTIL